The Phycisphaerae bacterium region TCCCGAGCGGGCGTGGTTGCACAGGCGGCCGAGAACGCTCGCCAAGCCGCCGACAGCGGGAAGCCGACGGCGATTCCGTTGGTGGCGGTCCCGTTCATGGGCGAGGTTGGCCGCGAGATATGCCGGGAATGTGGTGTGAGTTACGTGGACATGTCCGGGAACGGGGATATCAACGCACCCGGTCTACGCATTCATGTCGCCGGTAAGCCTAACCTGTTCGTGCAGCAGGGTCGACCGTCTTCCGTGTTCGCACCCAAGAGTTCGCGGCTGGCCCGCATTTTGCTTGCCGAGCCGAAGCGATGGTGGCGTCAGGCAGAACTTGCCAGCGCGGGACAACTCGGGGCCGGTTATGTGAGCCGAATCTGCCGCCGCCTGGAAGAAGACCACCTGATCGAACGCGACTCTGAGGGCAGCGTACGGCCGCGCGATCCGAACCTGCTGCTGGAAGCATGGCAGGCTCAGTATGACCTGCGTCGCCACGACATCCGCCAAGGCCATGTCGCGGCCCGATCAGGAGAAGAACTCGCACGGCAGGTTGCCGAGGCGTGCCGGGGACTCGGCTTCGATTACGCGCTGACTGGCCTGGCCGCGGCTTGGTTGCTGGCTCCGTTCGCAGGATTCCGATTGGTCACGGTCTACCTTCGCAAGTCACCGAACGACAAGCTTCTCCAGCGGCTCAAGTGGCACGAGGAAAAGCAGGGGGCGAACCTCTGGCTGATCCGGCCCAATGACGAGGGTGTGTTCCACGGCGCCCAGAACGTCAAGAGCACGGTGTGTGTGAGCCCCGTCCAGGCCCTATCTGGATCTGCGCAACCTGCCGGAACGGGCCGAGGAAGCGGCAGAGCATCTTCGGAAGGAGCGGCTGAACTGGTAGTGAGCAAAGAACGACGCGTGGCCGCCGATTGTGCGCCCGGCTGCAGCGAGCTTGCCCGCCGCACTTGCCTCGAAGTGGCAACCCTGCTTGGCGACTTTTGCGAACAGAT contains the following coding sequences:
- a CDS encoding type IV toxin-antitoxin system AbiEi family antitoxin — protein: MMMVTENDILERLGDLLAELAGLPVKPVRQGEKADLRLRLGSHLLAVEVKTNSRAGVVAQAAENARQAADSGKPTAIPLVAVPFMGEVGREICRECGVSYVDMSGNGDINAPGLRIHVAGKPNLFVQQGRPSSVFAPKSSRLARILLAEPKRWWRQAELASAGQLGAGYVSRICRRLEEDHLIERDSEGSVRPRDPNLLLEAWQAQYDLRRHDIRQGHVAARSGEELARQVAEACRGLGFDYALTGLAAAWLLAPFAGFRLVTVYLRKSPNDKLLQRLKWHEEKQGANLWLIRPNDEGVFHGAQNVKSTVCVSPVQALSGSAQPAGTGRGSGRASSEGAAELVVSKERRVAADCAPGCSELARRTCLEVATLLGDFCEQMCVVGGLAPSLIIDQAHRGAGVEEHIGTIELDLDLSIAVLDDQLYKEIAGRLRDADFSPDKNPAGKPTTQRWVSRQGVTVDFLIPPSSSADRGGRLRNLEEGFAAIITPALDLAFQDVPMVELAGTLPSGGAAVRTIQVCGPGAFIVLKALAFDKRGKPKDAYDLYYVPRNHPDSVERIGQRIRGFADRSEVRDAASVLRWDFARVDAVGPTRVAESLGGPDDTLQADVAGFIRSLLESLT